The sequence ATTGTGGTGACAGCGCTGCTGATTGCCATTGCCGTCGTACTTGGATTTTTCAGTGTTCAGTTGACGGAAAATTTGAAAATCGGATTTTCATTTATTGCCAATGAACTGACAGCCATGCTGTTTGGTCCGGTAGTCGGCGGTATTATGGGAGGAGTTGCCGATATTATCAAATATCTGCTCAAACCTACCGGTCCGTTTTTCTTTGGGTTTACATTCAATGCGATACTCGGAGCAGTGATCTATGGCGTGATGCTCTATAAAAAGCCGATCAGCTTTAAAAGAATATTGGCGTCAAAGATTGTTGTGGCAATCGTTGTCAATGTATTTTTGAATACGTATTGGCTTTCGATGTTGTATGGAAATGCATTTATGGCAATTTTACCGCCACGTCTGATCAAACAGATCATCATGGTGCCGATACAGTCGATCATGTTGTATGCGGTTGTTGAGGTGCTCGCAAAAGCAAAAGTCTTTTCCGCATTTCGAGTGAAAGTATAAAATAATTAAAGAAGAATGTGGCATACTAAAGCAAAAAGGAGAATGCGAGATGACGGCAGAAGTAATCTCTTATTTGCTTTCACAGGAGAATGAAAAGGAGTACTTGCAGTCTCAGATGGTTCTGCAATGTGCTCCTTTTCTGAAAAGGATAAAGATAGCAGGTATGTTTTGTGCGAAGTGCTTTGACGAGAAAATATGTGTGGAAGTATTGAACAATACGGATATCTGTTATAAACTGCTCTATAAAGTGCAGGGTGGTTTTCAAGTGTTCTTATATCGAAAAGAAGAATTTCAAACCTATCTGAGAAGGACGGAGGTGCGTAAGTTTTTAATAGCATATGGATATGACTGTGAGCATATGGAAAACTGTTTGAACCTGCTCGGCATGAGACTGAAATGCTATTTGCAGAAAGAACAGCTATTTCCACATGAGATAGGTGTGTTCTTGGGGTATCCGCCTGAGGATGTAAAAGCTTTTATAAAGCAAAATGGGAAGGGGGCGGTTTTGTGCGGATATTGGAAGGTTTATTCGAATATAAAGAAAGCACAACTACAGTTTTTGATGTATGATATGGCAAAAGTGCATGCAGTCAATGAATATTTATGTGGAAGGTCTGTGTGGAAAATCGCATTGCAGAACAATTGCTTCTCGTGGTACAATGGAGAGCGTGAAAAGGAGGAGTTAACGATATGAGTTATGCAGATAAAGTGTTTATAGATATGTGCCGTGATATTATCGATAACGGTGTCAGTACGGAAGGTGAAAAGGTGCGCCCAAAGTGGGAGGATGGAAGCTTTGCCTATACGCTGAAAAAGTTTTGTGTGGTGAATCGATATGATTTGTCAAAGGAATTTCCGGCGTTGACACTTCGACGTACCGGTATCAAAAGTTGTGTGGATGAGTTGTTGTGGATTTGGCAGAGAAAATCCAATAATGTGCATGATCTAAAGCCACATATTTGGGACAGCTGGGCAGATGAAGATGGGTCGATCGGAAAGGCTTATGGATATCAGATGAGTGTAAAGCATCAATATAAAGAGGGAATGATGGATCAGGTGGACCGTGTAATCTATGATTTGAAAAATAATCCATATAGCCGCCGTATTATGACAAATATTTATGTCCACCAGGATTTGCACGAGATGAACCTGTATCCGTGTGCGTACAGCATGACATTTAATGTGACAAAGAAGAATGACAGTGACAAGCTGGTCCTAAACGGAATTTTAAACCAGCGTTCTCAGGATGTGCTTGCGGCGAATAACTGGAATGTATGCCAGTATGCGGTGTTGATGCATATGCTGGCACAGGTGTGTGATATGCAAGTGGGCGAGTTTGTCCATGTGATCGCAGATGCGCATATTTATGACAGACATATTGCGCTTGTGGAAGAACTCATTTCCAGAGAGCCGCTGCCTGCACCTACGTTCTGGCTGAATCCAAAGGTGAAGGATTTTTATGAATTCACACCGGATGATGTGCGACTGGACAACTATGAGACAGGGCCACAGATTAAAAATATTCCGATTGCAGTGTAGGAGGAAAAAAGATGAATTTGATTGTAGCAGTGGATAAGAATTGGGCAATTGGTCTGCATAATAAACTTTTGGTAAGTATTCCGGCAGATATGAAATTTTTCCGTGAGACGACGATGGGAAAAGTGGTCGTGATGGGAAGAAAGACATTGGAGAGTTTTCCGGGAGGGCAGCCACTCAAAAAGAGAACGAATATTGTTCTGACAAGTGATCAGAATTACAAGGTCAAAGATGCTGTTGTAGTCAACAGTGTGGAAGCGCTTTTGGAGGAACTGAGACAGTATAACGATGAGGATATTTATGTGATCGGCGGGGAAAGCATTTACCGTCAGCTTCTCCCATACTGTAAGGTTGCGCACATTACAAAGATTGACCATGCGTATGAGGCAGATACATATTTTCCAAATCTGGATGAGATGCCGGAGTGGAAGATTACAGGGATCAGCGAGGAACAGACATATTTCAATCTGGAATATGAATTTGTAAAATACGAAAGAATTGGTTAGGAGATAAGACAAGATGATAAAAGTGATTGCATCAGATATGGACGGGACGCTGCTTGGGTTAGATCATAAGGTCGCACCGAGGACGTTGGAGGCAATTCATAGGGCACAGGAGCAGGGAATTCGTTTTATGATCGCGACAGGAAGAAATTTCCGAAGTGCAATGGAGGAACTGGAGGAATTGGACCTAGAGTGTGATTATCTTGTGGGAAGTGGCGCAGAAGTGAGAAATTCGCAAAAAGAAGTGGTGCTGCAAACACCGATTCCGATTGAGGTGTGTGAAGAACTATATCGACAGTTGATAAAATTTCCGGTGTCGATCATCTTTTCTACAGATGATTTTGACTATCGAATCGGAACCGAGGAGGAGATAGAGGAAAGCATTGTAGAACAGATTCATCTGTTCCATCTGGATTTGGAGCCGGAGAAAATCCGACATTCTGAATTGTATGAGCGTATCTGTAAAGCGACCAGAAGAATATCGGATTTTGCAGAATTAAAAGAGGGAAAAGCGCCAATCTATAAGGTTTTTATTTTTACCGAAGATATTCCGCTATTGAAACGGATTCAGAGCGTACTAGGTGAAAACAACAAGGTTGCGGTGGCATCTTCGTTTATTACGAATCTGGAGATTACAGATGTACATGCGCAGAAAGGGCCGATGTTAAAGCGGTATATTGAGTCGCTTGGATATACGATGGATGAGGTGATGGTATTTGGCGACAGCATGAAT comes from Coprococcus phoceensis and encodes:
- a CDS encoding folate family ECF transporter S component — protein: MLQMKKQFADSFEELKNLRTIVVTALLIAIAVVLGFFSVQLTENLKIGFSFIANELTAMLFGPVVGGIMGGVADIIKYLLKPTGPFFFGFTFNAILGAVIYGVMLYKKPISFKRILASKIVVAIVVNVFLNTYWLSMLYGNAFMAILPPRLIKQIIMVPIQSIMLYAVVEVLAKAKVFSAFRVKV
- a CDS encoding DUF3793 family protein, producing MTAEVISYLLSQENEKEYLQSQMVLQCAPFLKRIKIAGMFCAKCFDEKICVEVLNNTDICYKLLYKVQGGFQVFLYRKEEFQTYLRRTEVRKFLIAYGYDCEHMENCLNLLGMRLKCYLQKEQLFPHEIGVFLGYPPEDVKAFIKQNGKGAVLCGYWKVYSNIKKAQLQFLMYDMAKVHAVNEYLCGRSVWKIALQNNCFSWYNGEREKEELTI
- the thyA gene encoding thymidylate synthase: MSYADKVFIDMCRDIIDNGVSTEGEKVRPKWEDGSFAYTLKKFCVVNRYDLSKEFPALTLRRTGIKSCVDELLWIWQRKSNNVHDLKPHIWDSWADEDGSIGKAYGYQMSVKHQYKEGMMDQVDRVIYDLKNNPYSRRIMTNIYVHQDLHEMNLYPCAYSMTFNVTKKNDSDKLVLNGILNQRSQDVLAANNWNVCQYAVLMHMLAQVCDMQVGEFVHVIADAHIYDRHIALVEELISREPLPAPTFWLNPKVKDFYEFTPDDVRLDNYETGPQIKNIPIAV
- a CDS encoding dihydrofolate reductase; translation: MNLIVAVDKNWAIGLHNKLLVSIPADMKFFRETTMGKVVVMGRKTLESFPGGQPLKKRTNIVLTSDQNYKVKDAVVVNSVEALLEELRQYNDEDIYVIGGESIYRQLLPYCKVAHITKIDHAYEADTYFPNLDEMPEWKITGISEEQTYFNLEYEFVKYERIG
- a CDS encoding Cof-type HAD-IIB family hydrolase, with the translated sequence MIKVIASDMDGTLLGLDHKVAPRTLEAIHRAQEQGIRFMIATGRNFRSAMEELEELDLECDYLVGSGAEVRNSQKEVVLQTPIPIEVCEELYRQLIKFPVSIIFSTDDFDYRIGTEEEIEESIVEQIHLFHLDLEPEKIRHSELYERICKATRRISDFAELKEGKAPIYKVFIFTEDIPLLKRIQSVLGENNKVAVASSFITNLEITDVHAQKGPMLKRYIESLGYTMDEVMVFGDSMNDYSMLSMDFGATVAMENAEPEIKEVAKYVTKSNEAYGVSYAIEELLKHYKETKEGVS